In Arthrobacter sp. MN05-02, the genomic stretch CGCGACCTTGACCGCGTTCTCGACGGCCTCGGCGCCCGAGTTGAAGAGGACGGTGCGCTTCTCGAAGTCACCCGGCGTCAGCTCTGCGAGCTGCTCGGCGACGGCGATGTAGCCCTCGTAGGGCGTGACCATGAAGCACGTGTGCGTGAAGTGCTCCACCTGCTCCTTGACGGCCTCGACGACGGCGGGATCCGACGCACCGACGCTCGTCACGGCGATGCCGGAGCCGAGGTCGATGAAGGAGTTGCCGTCGACGTCGCGGATGATGCCGCCGTCGGCGTCGGCAGCGTACACGGGCACGCCGGAGGCGACGCCCTGTGCGACGACCGCCGCGCGGCGGGCGGCCAGCTCGGTCGACCTGGGACCGGGGAAGTCGCCGTTGATGCGGCGCTTCTGTTCCAGCCGGAAGCCGGGAGCGACGGACCCTGGAGTGGTTGCGAGTGTTGTCATGGGAATTCCTTTTCCTAGGGGACGGCTAGGCGTCCAGCACGCTCATGACGTGCTTGATGCGGGTGTAGTCCTCCACGCCGTACATGGAGAGGTCCTTGCCGTAGCCGGAGTTCTTGAAGCCGCCGTGCGGCATCTCGGCGGTGAGCATGATGTGCGTGTTGATCCAGACGGCGCCGAAATCGAGGTCCCGGGAGACCCGCATGGCGGTGCCGTGGTTCGTGGTCCAAACGCTGGACGCGAGCGCGTAGTCGACGCCGTTCGCCAGCTCCACGGCTTCCTCCTCCGTGGCGAAGGTCTGCACCGTCACGATCGGCCCGAACGTCTCCTGCTGGACCACGGGGTCGTCCTGGCGGGCGCCGGTGATGATCGTGGGCTCGAAGAAATAGCCCTTGTCACCCGCACGCCTGCCGCCGGTCGCGATGCTGCAGTGTGCCGGCAGCGCGTCGATGACGGCGTTGACGGCATTGAAGTGGTTGATGTTGTTGAGCGGCCCGAAGTAGTTCTCCGAGTCGTCCGCACTGCCCGTCCTCAGCGTGGCGGTGTGCTCGACCATCGCTGCGACGAACTCGTCGTGCGCCTGCTCCTGCACGAGCACGCGGGTGATCGCGGTGCAGTCCTGGCCCGCGTTGAAGAACGCGAACTCGGCGATGGCCGCGGCGGACCTCTTGAGGTCGGCATCGGCGAAGACCACGGCGGGAGCCTTGCCGCCGAGCTCGAGGTGGGCACGCTTGAGACCCTTGGCGGCGCTCGTGGCGACGGCGATGCCCGCGCGTACGGAACCCGTGATGGACACGAGGCCCGGTACGGGATGCTCGATCATCGCAGCGCCGGTCTCGCCGGTCCCGAGGACCACGTTCAGGACGCCGTCCGGCAGGATCCCCTGAGTGAGGCGCGCCAGCACGAGGGTGGACTCGGGGGTCGTGTCGCTCGGCTTGAGCACGACCGTGTTGCCGGCAGCGAGCGCGGGCCCGATCTTCCAGATGGCCATCAGGAACGGGTAGTTCCACGGGGCCACCTGGGCGACGACGCCGATCGGCTCCCTGCGTACGAAGGAGGTGTGGCCCTCGAGGTACTCGCCCGCGGACTTGCCCTCGAGGATGCGCGCAGCACCTGCGAAGAACCGCAGCTGGTCAGCACCTGCCGCGACCTCCTCGGCGGCGATCATCTCGCGCACCTGGCCCGTGTTGCGGTGCTGGGCCTCGACGAGTTCGTCGCTCGCGGCCTCGACGGCGTCGGCGAGCCGCAGCAGCAGGAGCTGGCGCTGGCTCGGCGTGGTGCGCTTCCACGTGGTGAACGCGCGGGCAGCAGCCTGCATGGCGGCGTCGACGTCCGCAGGAGAGGACACCGGCGACTGCGCCACCACCTCGCCGTTGGTCGGGTTGACGATGTCCAGGAGCTCGGTCCCGGTCCCGGCGGGCGTGACGAACGCGCCGTCGATGTAGTTCTGAAGGGTCTCAGCCACGCTGCAGTGCCTTTCACGAGGGTGTGTCCGCGGGGGTCCGGGTAGCTCCGGCCACGGGTATCGAATCGACGGTACCGGGACGAGGTAACCCGTGCCACGGATATCTGCACAGCATCTACGGCGCAGTGCCGTGCAGAAGCACAGCAGAGCCTAGGCTTGGGCCATGGCCATCACACTTCCCGACCTGCTGTCCGACCCGACCCTCGGGCTCGTGGCGGAGGGCCGCGCCGAGCCGCCGACCCAGCCGATCCAGTGGGTCGCGGTGACCGAGCTGGAGGATCCGCGACCGTTCCTCAGCGGCGCCGAGGTGATCCTCACGACGGGCGTCCGGCTCAAGACCGGCGCGGCCCAGCGGGCCTTCGTCCGCCGGGCACACGAGGCGGGGGCCCTGGCCATCGGATTCGGCGTAGGACTGACGCACCGGAGGATCCCCGCGGCCCTCCTGTCCGAGGCGGACGAGGTCGGCCTCCCGGCCTTCCGGGTCCCCTACGAGGTCCCGTTCATCGCCATCGGGAAGAGGGTGGCGGACGCCCTCTCCGCCGATCACTACGCAGGCCTCGAGGACCTCCTCGAGGCACATGCCGTCCTCGCATCCGCACTCCTCGGCGCCGGAGGCCTCGGCACGCTCCTCGCCGAGCTCGCGAGGATGCTGGGCACCGACGTCGCCCTCTTCCAGTACGGTGCACGCATCGCCGGAGCCGCGGGGCCACCGGGCGTCCGCGGGAACCGACGTCCTGGCACCGGCTACCCATCGCCACGGGGCTGAAGGACCGCTGCACCCTCGCCATCGGGGAACCGTACACGCGGGCGGCGGTCGTCGACTACGCGCAGAGCCTCATCTCGGTGGAACTCACCAACCAGGAGGAACCGCACGGGAGCACGGACGGCTGCCGGGCAGCTGCTCGAGGACGTGGTGCGGGAAGCCTCGCGGGTCCGGAGGCCGCCGCGAGGCTTGCGAGCTCGGTATCGACACGACGCTCAGGCACAGCGTCCTGATCGTCGACGTCGCCTCCGGCCAGCGCCGGGCCCTGCGCACGCTTCCGTTGCCCGACGGCTGGGACGGTGTCTCCTCGGCCCTGGTCGAGGAACGCCTCGTCCTCGTCCTGCCGGCCACCGACGCACCGGAGCCGGCGCAGCTCAGCCAGTACCTGCATGGCGCCGGACTCACCTCGCGCATCGGCGTGGGCGGGGCCTACGCCCAGCCGAACGGGCTGCGCTGGAGCTACTTCGAGGCCCGGGAGGCACTCCGGCGCGGGCAGGCGCTGAATCTCGCCGACCGCCTGAGCCTGACGTCCCTCCTCATGGCGAGTGCTGACGTTCCGCTCGCCGACCTCGCGGCCGAGACCCTGAACCCGCTCGAGGCCTTCGACGAGGCGCACGGCGCCGGCCTGCTGGCCACGCTGCAGCGGTACCTGGACCTCGACGGGTCCGTCGCCGCCGTCGCGGCCGACCTCGACCTGCACCGCAACACCATCCGTTACCGGCTGCAGCAGGTGGTGGCGTTGACGGGGTACGATCCTGCGGTCACGGCGGACCGTGTCCACCTCTACCTCGCCCTCCGGGTGCGCGCACTCGGCTGAGGCGGGACGGCGGGTCCGCCCAGCGGCGCTCCGTGTGGCACGGCCGCTCCGGCCACGCTGCGCCTACCACGCAGGCCGCACCCCCGCATGCGATAGTTGGATCACCAGATACCGGTCTCACAGTTCTTCGGGGGTATTCATGTCACTGCTTCACGCCGACGAGGTGGAACTGCACGAGGTGGCCCGACAGGCGATCCTGCAGGAGTACCGGCTGCCCTACGGGGAGGCCGACGGCACCCCGGTGGAGGCGTTCGACTACCGGACACCCTCGGAACTCCTCAATCTGGTGAAACTCGCCGTACGCGTCAGCGGGATGCACGCGGGCGTCATCAACATCATCACGGCCGACCAGCAGCACCAGATCGCGGCCGTCGGGGTGGACGCGGCCGTGTGCTCCCGCGAGGACTCGATGTGCTCGAAGGTCTTCCGCTCCGGGTCCATCACGGCCGTCTCGGACGCGTCACTGGATCCCCGCTTCGCCGACAACCCCTTCGTGAACGGTGGGATCGCCCTCGTGCGCTCCTACGCCTCCGTCCCCCTCGTGACGGAGAGCGGGTACGCCCTCGGGGCGCTCTGCGTCTTCTCCCCCGAGATCCTCGGCTTCGACGCCGAGCAGCGCGAAGGCCTCGAGATCCTTGCCCGGCAGGTGGTCGAGGTCCTCGAACTGCAGTTCAAGACCCGCCAGCTCGTCGAGGCCCTCGAGGTGGTCCGTCGCAGCAACGAGGACCTCGCCGGCTTCGCCGCCCGCGTCAGCCACGACCTGAAGAACCCGCTGACGGCCATCCTCGGCTACACCGAGCTCAGCGAGCAGGACGACGACGTCGAGACCTCGGGACCGGCGGCCCGCTACTTCAGCATCATCCGGGGCAGTGCCAGCCGGATGCTCTCGACGGTGGAGGAGGTACTCGAGTTCTCCCGCATCGGCGGCGCGATCAGTCGCCGGAAGGTCCGCCTGAACACGATGATGAACGCCGTGCTGCAGGACGTGCTGCCGCTCAGCAGCGCGTGCGACGCCGTCGTGACCGTGCAGGACGCACAGCTGGAGGTGGACCAGGCGCAGGTCACCGCCCTCCTGCAGAACCTCATCTCCAACGCGATCAAGTACTCGGTCCCGGGGACGCCTCCCCGCATCGAGGTCGTCGCGGACGTCGGCCAGACACAGGTGCTCCGCATCATCGACCACGGCAAGGGCATCCATCCCGCGGACCGGCAGCGGGTCCTGGAACCGCTCGTGCGGCTCCAGCGGGAAGGTGACCCGGCCGGTAGCGGCATCGGCCTCGCCACCTGCGCACGGATCGCGGCCGCCCACGACGGCTCGATCAGCCTCACGGAGACGCCCGGCGGCGGGACGACCGTCACCATCGATCTCGGCCCTGCCTGATCCCGCCCCGCAGCGCGCCGCGGCGCCCGGTGGCTACCGCTGCTGAGACTGCAGCTGCTGGCCCTGGTCAGCGCGGGCCAGCGGGAGCCGGAAGGTGAAGGTGGAACCCTCGCCCTCGACACTGCGGCAGCTGATGGTGCCGCCATGGCGCTCCACGATGGCCTTGGAGATGGCGAGCCCCAGTCCGACGCCGGGGATGGCGGCGTTCCGGGCCGCCGAGGTCCGGAAGAACTTCGAGAAGACGCCCTTCAGCTCCTCCGCCGACATGCCACTGCCCTGGTCCGTCACGCTGCACTCGACCTCGCCGTCGACCTCGGCGGAACTGACCGTCACGCGCCCGCCGTCCGGCGAGTACTTGACGGCGTTGGAGAGCAGGTTGTCGAGGACCTGACCGATGCGCGGGGCGTCGCACAGCGCCAGGAGCCCCGGCTCCGTGCGGTCCTCGAAGCGCACCAGGGGGTTCGTGGAGTGTTCCCTGGCCGATGCCACGCGCTGCAGGACCAGTTCCGAGAAGTCGGTGGGAACGGGTGTGATCTCCGGGGTCCCCTCGGCGGTGGAGAGCAGGTCCACCACGAGCTTGTGCAGCCGCTCGGAGTTGCGGGACACCACCTCGAGGCCGGACGCGACCTCGGGTTGCAGGTCGGGCATCCCGGTCAGCAGTTCGAGATAGCCACGGATCGCGGTGAGGGGAGTCCGCAGTTCATGGGACACCGTGGCCACGAACTCGTCCTTCGCGTTGAGTGCGGTGACGAGTTCCGTGACGTCGTTGAAGGTCACGACGGATCCTTCTCGGGCGCCCGCCTGGTTCGTCATCAGGCGCGACGACGTCGACAGCACCCTCTGGTCCGGCCGCTCGCCCCACCACAGGAGGTAGTCGGAGAAGACCTGCCCCTCGGCGGCACGCCGTGTCGGCCTCCTCGCTTCGGGCATGACGGACTGTCCGTCGTGCTGGAAGATCCGGAGATCCGCTTCCGCCGAGTCCCGACCACCACCCGCGAGGGCGCGGAACTGCTCGAGCTTCCGGTTGGTCAGCATCGGCTGCCCGGTCTCGTCGACGGCGATCAGTCCGATGTCCACGCTGTTGACCACGGTCTCCAGCAGACGCTCCCGGCGCGCGCTCTTCTCGAGGAGCATCTGCAGGGCCCGGTCCTTCTCCTCGACGACCTGCTGCTGCGCCATCATGCTGGCGGTCATGACCCGTATGGTCACGCCGATCGCGAGCATGATGAACGGGAGGAGGAAGGACTGCGTGAGGGACTGCGAGTTGACGGCGGCGTCGGTCCCGAAGACGGGGGCCCAGACGATGGCGAGCGAGCCGAGGAATCCCAGGGCCAGGGCGGCGCGCGGGAAGAGCCCCGAGGCCGCCAGCCAGATGACGGGGAACACGGCGAGCAGGCCGACCCCGGTGATCACGGTCCCCGCACCATGGCGCATGAGTCCGATGGGGATGAAATCGAGCAGCGGGATGACCAGGAAACTGGCGTACGGCAGGCGGTCCCAGGGGACGACGACGCACAGCGCCAGCAGTACCGCATGGAGCCCTGCGCCGAGGAGGAAGGAATGGCTCGAGAAGAGGTCGCGGTGGAACAGTGCCCCTCCGACGACGATGAGCAGCACCGTGAGTGAGAGCGGCAGCTGACTCAGGATGACGCGCATCCGCAGGGTCAGTTCATGGAACTGCCTGGTGTTGAGCGTCAGGTAGGAGAGCACCCCTATCCATGCTGACCGATCCCCCGTCCGTCGTCGAGCCGTTCCGTCGCTGCATGACGGTGCGGGCGGCCTCGGCGCGCCGGCTCCAACAGAGTAGCGCGGCAGTCCGGTGATTGAAGGTGCGGAATCCGCCTGCGCTCCTCAAGATCACCTCAAGATCCGCGCACCAAACCCGTGATCGGGGCGAAGCTCCTGTAGGGGCGTCGAGCATGGCCCGACGTAGCGTTTAATGAGGATCATGACTGCCGCCCCCGAGAAACGCCGTGCACTGGTCGTTGAGGACGACGTCGACATCCGGGGCCTGCTCGTGCAGATCCTGAAGCGCGAGGGCTTCGAGGTGACGGAGGCCGCGACGGCGAGCGACGGGCTCGAGAAGGCACGCGC encodes the following:
- a CDS encoding putative aldehyde dehydrogenase — encoded protein: MAETLQNYIDGAFVTPAGTGTELLDIVNPTNGEVVAQSPVSSPADVDAAMQAAARAFTTWKRTTPSQRQLLLLRLADAVEAASDELVEAQHRNTGQVREMIAAEEVAAGADQLRFFAGAARILEGKSAGEYLEGHTSFVRREPIGVVAQVAPWNYPFLMAIWKIGPALAAGNTVVLKPSDTTPESTLVLARLTQGILPDGVLNVVLGTGETGAAMIEHPVPGLVSITGSVRAGIAVATSAAKGLKRAHLELGGKAPAVVFADADLKRSAAAIAEFAFFNAGQDCTAITRVLVQEQAHDEFVAAMVEHTATLRTGSADDSENYFGPLNNINHFNAVNAVIDALPAHCSIATGGRRAGDKGYFFEPTIITGARQDDPVVQQETFGPIVTVQTFATEEEAVELANGVDYALASSVWTTNHGTAMRVSRDLDFGAVWINTHIMLTAEMPHGGFKNSGYGKDLSMYGVEDYTRIKHVMSVLDA
- a CDS encoding two-component sensor histidine kinase; this encodes MLSYLTLNTRQFHELTLRMRVILSQLPLSLTVLLIVVGGALFHRDLFSSHSFLLGAGLHAVLLALCVVVPWDRLPYASFLVIPLLDFIPIGLMRHGAGTVITGVGLLAVFPVIWLAASGLFPRAALALGFLGSLAIVWAPVFGTDAAVNSQSLTQSFLLPFIMLAIGVTIRVMTASMMAQQQVVEEKDRALQMLLEKSARRERLLETVVNSVDIGLIAVDETGQPMLTNRKLEQFRALAGGGRDSAEADLRIFQHDGQSVMPEARRPTRRAAEGQVFSDYLLWWGERPDQRVLSTSSRLMTNQAGAREGSVVTFNDVTELVTALNAKDEFVATVSHELRTPLTAIRGYLELLTGMPDLQPEVASGLEVVSRNSERLHKLVVDLLSTAEGTPEITPVPTDFSELVLQRVASAREHSTNPLVRFEDRTEPGLLALCDAPRIGQVLDNLLSNAVKYSPDGGRVTVSSAEVDGEVECSVTDQGSGMSAEELKGVFSKFFRTSAARNAAIPGVGLGLAISKAIVERHGGTISCRSVEGEGSTFTFRLPLARADQGQQLQSQQR